Proteins from a single region of Nocardiopsis dassonvillei subsp. dassonvillei DSM 43111:
- the edd gene encoding phosphogluconate dehydratase has translation MTAHIPDDADNAGYGPAVHPVVADVTRRLAERSADTRSAYLARIDAAAAEGPARSALGCANLAHGFAACGVSDKLKLSGDVTPNLAIVSAYNDMLSAHQPLESYPAVIKAAVAEAGGVAQFAGGVPAMCDGITQGRAGMELSLFSRDVIAMATAVALSHDMFDGALMLGVCDKIVPGLLIGALSFGHLPVAFVPAGPMPSGLPNKDKARVRQRFAEGQVGRRELLQAESAAYHSPGTCTFYGTANSNQMLMEVMGLHLAGASFEQPGTPLREALTAEAGRSVLARTALGDSYNPVGRQVDERAVVNAVVALLATGGSSNHTLHLVAIARAAGIELTWDDFADLSEVVPLLTRMYPNGAADVNQFHEAGGMAHLIGSLLDAGLLHEDVRTLMGEGLGRYRQVPSLDGGELTWVDGPKESGDTSVLRGTDDPFAPDGGLRMLSGNLGRAVIKVSAVAPERHVVEAPARVFGDQAELQEAFSAGELTGDFVAVVRFQGPRANGMPELHKLTPPLAVLQDRGQKVALVTDGRMSGASGKVPAAIHVSPEAEAGGALAYVRDGDPILLDATTGTLEVLADLTGREPARPTVDSATGTGRELFAALRGAVGPAEKGAGVFGS, from the coding sequence ATGACCGCGCACATCCCCGACGACGCCGACAACGCAGGGTACGGACCCGCCGTCCACCCCGTCGTCGCAGACGTCACCCGGCGCCTCGCCGAGCGCAGCGCCGACACCCGGTCCGCCTACCTGGCGCGGATCGACGCGGCGGCGGCCGAGGGCCCCGCCCGCTCCGCCCTGGGCTGCGCCAACCTCGCCCACGGGTTCGCGGCCTGCGGCGTCTCGGACAAGCTCAAGCTGTCCGGCGACGTCACGCCCAACCTGGCGATCGTCTCCGCCTACAACGACATGCTCTCCGCGCACCAGCCGCTGGAGTCCTACCCGGCCGTGATCAAGGCCGCCGTGGCCGAGGCGGGCGGCGTCGCCCAGTTCGCCGGGGGCGTGCCCGCCATGTGCGACGGCATCACCCAGGGCCGCGCGGGCATGGAGCTGTCCCTGTTCAGCCGGGACGTCATCGCGATGGCCACCGCCGTGGCCCTGTCCCACGACATGTTCGACGGCGCGCTGATGCTCGGCGTGTGCGACAAGATCGTGCCGGGCCTGCTGATCGGCGCCCTGTCCTTCGGCCACCTGCCGGTGGCGTTCGTGCCCGCCGGACCCATGCCCTCGGGCCTGCCCAACAAGGACAAGGCCCGCGTGCGCCAGCGCTTCGCCGAGGGCCAGGTGGGCCGCCGCGAGCTGCTCCAGGCCGAGTCCGCCGCCTACCACTCGCCGGGCACCTGCACCTTCTACGGCACCGCCAACTCCAACCAGATGCTCATGGAGGTCATGGGCCTGCACCTGGCCGGGGCCAGCTTCGAGCAGCCGGGCACCCCGCTGCGCGAGGCCCTGACCGCCGAGGCCGGGCGCAGCGTGCTCGCCCGCACCGCCCTGGGCGACTCCTACAACCCCGTCGGCCGCCAGGTCGACGAGCGGGCCGTCGTCAACGCCGTGGTCGCCCTGCTGGCCACCGGCGGCTCCAGCAACCACACCCTGCACCTGGTCGCCATCGCCCGCGCCGCCGGTATCGAGCTGACCTGGGACGACTTCGCCGACCTCTCCGAGGTGGTGCCGCTGCTCACCCGCATGTACCCCAACGGCGCCGCCGACGTGAACCAGTTCCACGAGGCGGGCGGCATGGCCCACCTGATCGGCTCCCTGCTGGACGCCGGACTGCTCCACGAGGACGTGCGCACCCTGATGGGCGAGGGCCTGGGCCGCTACCGGCAGGTCCCGAGCCTGGACGGGGGCGAGCTGACCTGGGTCGACGGGCCCAAGGAGAGCGGCGACACCTCCGTCCTGCGCGGCACGGACGACCCCTTCGCCCCCGACGGCGGCCTTCGCATGCTGTCGGGCAACCTGGGCCGCGCCGTCATCAAGGTCTCCGCGGTCGCGCCGGAGCGGCACGTGGTGGAGGCGCCCGCCCGCGTCTTCGGCGACCAGGCCGAACTCCAGGAGGCGTTCTCCGCCGGGGAGCTGACCGGCGACTTCGTCGCGGTGGTCCGCTTCCAGGGGCCGCGCGCCAACGGCATGCCCGAGCTGCACAAGCTCACGCCGCCGCTGGCCGTGCTCCAGGACCGGGGCCAGAAGGTGGCGCTGGTGACCGACGGCCGCATGTCGGGCGCCTCGGGCAAGGTGCCCGCCGCCATCCACGTGTCCCCCGAGGCCGAGGCGGGCGGCGCGCTGGCCTACGTCCGCGACGGCGACCCCATCCTCTTGGACGCCACCACGGGCACACTGGAGGTGCTGGCCGACCTGACCGGCCGCGAGCCCGCCCGTCCCACCGTGGACTCCGCCACCGGTACCGGCCGGGAGCTCTTCGCGGCCCTGCGCGGCGCGGTCGGCCCCGCGGAGAAGGGCGCTGGGGTCTTCGGATCCTGA
- the zwf gene encoding glucose-6-phosphate dehydrogenase encodes MPQQSASRATDLVVFGGTGDLSMRKLLPSLYLLDRDGHLDGGTRVVAVSRDGLTDADLRDKAASAVRGHHAVQVAEPDVLHRFLERLSHVTVDVGGDPSGWDDLTAALAPGRDRVFYLAVPPMISGAICRGLDDAGLVTPDSRVVMEKPLGRDLASSRAVNDAVGAVFDESRIYRIDHYLGKETVQNLLVLRFANVFLEPLWNSRWIDHVQITAAETVGVGGRRGYYDTSGAMRDMVQNHLLQLLCLTAMEPPASYDRDSVRDEKLKVLQSLRPLTGDRVAEDTVRGQYGRGSVHGSEVLGYLDEPGGPALSDTETFVALRAEVANWRWAGVPFYLRTGKRMSHARSEIVIRFREVPHTIFPGTNLPGAGSLVIRLQPDEGIHLTMLAKTPGAGALRLRPAPLELSFADTFATRSPEAYERLLTDVLAGDSTLFMRRDEVEAAWRWVDPVIEAWNGLSTTPETYPAGSAGPAGAHRLIGRTGRTWYEEERPR; translated from the coding sequence ATGCCGCAGCAGTCCGCGTCCCGTGCCACCGACCTGGTGGTCTTCGGGGGTACCGGCGACCTGTCCATGCGCAAACTCCTCCCCTCCCTGTACCTGCTGGACCGCGACGGCCACCTGGACGGGGGGACCCGCGTCGTCGCCGTCTCGCGCGACGGCCTCACCGACGCCGACCTCAGGGACAAGGCCGCCTCGGCGGTCCGCGGCCACCACGCCGTCCAGGTCGCCGAGCCCGACGTGCTCCACCGGTTCCTGGAGCGCCTCTCCCACGTCACCGTGGACGTCGGCGGCGACCCCTCGGGCTGGGACGACCTCACCGCCGCCCTGGCCCCCGGCCGCGACCGCGTCTTCTACCTCGCCGTCCCGCCGATGATCTCCGGCGCGATCTGCCGCGGCCTGGACGACGCCGGGCTCGTCACCCCCGACTCCCGCGTGGTCATGGAGAAGCCCCTGGGCCGCGACCTGGCCTCCTCCCGCGCCGTCAACGACGCGGTGGGGGCGGTCTTCGACGAGTCGCGCATCTACCGCATCGACCACTACCTGGGCAAGGAGACGGTGCAGAACCTGCTGGTGCTGCGCTTCGCCAACGTCTTCCTCGAACCCCTGTGGAACTCCCGCTGGATCGACCACGTCCAGATCACCGCCGCCGAGACCGTCGGCGTCGGCGGGCGCCGGGGCTACTACGACACCTCCGGCGCCATGCGCGACATGGTCCAGAACCACCTGCTCCAGCTGCTGTGCCTGACCGCCATGGAACCCCCGGCCAGCTACGACCGCGACTCCGTCCGCGACGAGAAGCTCAAGGTCCTCCAATCGCTGCGCCCCCTCACCGGGGACCGCGTCGCCGAGGACACCGTGCGCGGCCAGTACGGACGCGGCTCCGTCCACGGCTCGGAGGTGCTCGGCTACCTCGACGAGCCCGGCGGACCGGCCCTCAGCGACACCGAGACCTTCGTGGCCCTGCGCGCCGAGGTGGCCAACTGGCGCTGGGCGGGAGTGCCCTTCTACCTGCGCACCGGCAAGCGCATGTCGCACGCCCGCTCGGAGATCGTCATCCGCTTCCGCGAGGTGCCGCACACGATCTTCCCCGGCACCAACCTGCCCGGCGCGGGCAGCCTCGTGATCCGGCTCCAGCCGGACGAGGGCATACACCTGACCATGCTGGCCAAGACGCCCGGCGCCGGAGCGCTGCGGCTGCGGCCCGCCCCGCTGGAGCTCAGCTTCGCCGACACCTTCGCCACCCGCTCGCCCGAGGCCTACGAGCGGCTGCTGACGGACGTCCTGGCCGGTGACTCCACCCTCTTCATGCGCCGCGACGAGGTCGAGGCCGCCTGGCGCTGGGTGGACCCCGTCATCGAGGCGTGGAACGGCCTGAGCACCACCCCCGAGACCTATCCAGCCGGAAGCGCCGGCCCCGCGGGCGCGCACCGGCTCATCGGCCGAACAGGCCGTACGTGGTACGAAGAGGAGCGACCCCGATGA
- a CDS encoding ROK family protein: MARTPGRLSSAATSGHILELIRSGTATSRSEIGRVTGLSRPSVALRVTELIGGGLVTEGTGAVSSGGRPPTLLEFNAASGLILTSALGMVRSQAAVCDLDGEVLVRTPGSPAMEQGPDATLPWLLDTWSEQIASLGRDPGDVRGVGIGLPGTVEFHAGRADDRPFLGKWAGVALAPLVAERFPVPVMVDNDVNVMALGEHIAGGHGHPDDMVFVKASTGIGAGLLSGGRLLRGSLGAAGEIGHIPVRGAGGLPCRCGNTDCLEAVAGGRRLLESAAEQGCRARTLKDLVALASGGDPVAVTLVREAGRRLGEALAGAVNLLNPEVIVLGGDLAEAYDHLVAGVREVVFQQCTALATRQLRVVASSLWDEAGVRGCAAMVTEEILSPEAVNKLLAG; the protein is encoded by the coding sequence ATGGCCAGAACCCCCGGACGCCTGTCCTCTGCTGCCACCAGCGGCCACATCCTGGAGCTCATCCGCTCCGGAACCGCGACCAGCCGCTCCGAGATCGGCCGGGTCACGGGCCTGTCCCGTCCCTCCGTCGCCCTGCGGGTCACCGAGCTGATCGGCGGCGGGCTCGTCACCGAGGGCACCGGCGCGGTCTCCAGCGGCGGACGGCCGCCCACCCTGCTGGAGTTCAACGCCGCCAGCGGCCTCATCCTCACCAGCGCCCTGGGCATGGTCCGCAGCCAGGCCGCCGTGTGCGACCTCGACGGCGAGGTCCTCGTGCGCACGCCGGGCTCGCCCGCGATGGAACAGGGCCCCGACGCCACCCTCCCCTGGCTGCTGGACACCTGGTCGGAGCAGATCGCCTCGCTCGGCCGCGACCCCGGTGACGTGCGCGGCGTGGGCATCGGCCTGCCCGGCACCGTCGAGTTCCACGCGGGCCGCGCCGACGACCGCCCCTTCCTCGGCAAGTGGGCGGGCGTGGCGCTGGCCCCGCTGGTCGCCGAGCGCTTCCCGGTGCCGGTGATGGTGGACAACGACGTGAACGTGATGGCGCTCGGCGAGCACATCGCGGGCGGGCACGGGCACCCCGACGACATGGTGTTCGTGAAGGCCTCCACGGGGATCGGCGCGGGTCTGCTGTCCGGCGGGCGGCTGCTGCGCGGTTCGCTGGGCGCCGCCGGGGAGATCGGGCACATCCCGGTGCGCGGCGCGGGCGGGCTCCCGTGCCGCTGCGGCAACACCGACTGCCTGGAGGCGGTCGCGGGCGGGCGGCGGCTGCTGGAGAGCGCCGCCGAACAGGGGTGCCGGGCACGGACGCTCAAGGACCTGGTGGCGCTGGCCTCGGGGGGCGACCCGGTGGCCGTCACCCTGGTCCGGGAGGCGGGGCGCAGACTGGGTGAAGCGCTCGCGGGGGCGGTGAACCTGCTCAACCCCGAGGTGATCGTGCTGGGCGGCGACCTGGCCGAGGCCTACGACCACCTGGTGGCGGGCGTGCGCGAGGTGGTGTTCCAGCAGTGCACCGCCCTGGCCACCCGTCAGCTGCGCGTCGTGGCCAGCTCCCTGTGGGACGAGGCGGGCGTGCGCGGCTGCGCGGCCATGGTGACCGAGGAGATCCTGTCGCCGGAGGCGGTGAACAAGCTCCTGGCGGGTTGA
- a CDS encoding LCP family protein: MPADEKPSASGRDHTPDDRPEDGSTPRSGTENTGDDAAGGDNTTASETGADGTGRAHESDETEGAEEVGKAEEAPNTGVTSDTGGAQETQQAQETPEADEPAGAGEAAEAGDTRKSTGTEGATETEKVTGDEKAVEAEEATAESAAGSAAGDEERTGTKAPSEAGGAGAPAGAAGTGESGETAETAGAAPSAAPVRTKRRRTGRILVWVAASLVLVLAAGVGTAYGYYRSLRSDMVQYDIDGLLKEEDRPERINDSVNILFMGTDGYEEGSTAYSTEFEGERSDSIMLAHISPESRVSVISFPRDSLVALPDCDPYGETEGTPGYFGMINAAMYHGGPPCVVSTIESLSDVRIDHFVHLSFMSFRDVVDAIGGVDMCIPEPMEDSRSKLDLDAGQQTLDGDEALSFVRARYEIGDGGDIGRIDRQQMFLAALADQVTRNDVITDPGRLNAVLRAVAEHSATDSALTFDRMLSIAVTLADVELTDIEFHTVPWYQAPSNPNRVLWYEDQAEELFTAVREDRPLPLTMADEAPVPQDPPGASPSPADEEVAEASPDDEPARPGVGRDATSNPCSDGLGYGTGDEME, from the coding sequence ATGCCCGCTGATGAGAAGCCCTCTGCCTCCGGCAGGGACCACACACCAGACGACAGGCCCGAGGACGGCTCCACACCCCGATCAGGGACCGAGAACACCGGCGACGACGCGGCGGGTGGGGACAACACCACCGCGTCCGAGACCGGGGCTGACGGAACCGGCCGGGCCCACGAGTCGGACGAGACCGAGGGGGCGGAGGAGGTCGGAAAGGCAGAAGAGGCCCCCAACACCGGTGTGACATCGGACACCGGAGGCGCCCAGGAGACGCAGCAGGCCCAGGAGACCCCGGAGGCTGACGAGCCTGCCGGTGCCGGGGAGGCTGCCGAGGCTGGCGACACCCGAAAGTCCACCGGTACCGAAGGGGCCACCGAGACCGAGAAGGTCACCGGAGACGAGAAGGCCGTTGAGGCCGAGGAGGCCACTGCGGAATCAGCGGCTGGATCCGCCGCCGGGGACGAAGAGCGCACTGGGACCAAGGCGCCCTCAGAGGCCGGTGGGGCTGGTGCCCCAGCCGGAGCCGCCGGGACCGGGGAGTCCGGAGAGACCGCGGAGACCGCTGGGGCCGCCCCGTCCGCCGCTCCCGTCCGCACGAAGCGCCGCCGGACCGGCAGGATCCTGGTCTGGGTCGCCGCGAGCCTGGTCCTCGTCCTGGCCGCCGGGGTCGGCACCGCCTACGGCTACTACCGCTCGCTGCGCTCGGACATGGTCCAGTACGACATCGACGGGCTGCTCAAGGAGGAGGACCGGCCCGAGAGGATCAACGACTCCGTCAACATCCTCTTCATGGGCACCGACGGCTACGAGGAGGGCAGCACCGCCTACTCGACGGAGTTCGAGGGCGAGCGTTCGGACTCGATCATGCTGGCGCACATCTCACCCGAGAGCCGGGTGTCGGTGATCAGCTTCCCCCGCGACTCGCTGGTGGCCCTGCCCGACTGCGACCCCTACGGAGAAACCGAGGGCACGCCCGGCTACTTCGGCATGATCAACGCCGCGATGTACCACGGCGGACCGCCCTGCGTGGTCAGCACCATCGAGTCGCTGAGCGACGTCCGCATCGACCACTTCGTGCACCTCAGCTTCATGAGCTTCCGGGACGTGGTGGACGCCATCGGCGGCGTGGACATGTGCATTCCCGAGCCGATGGAGGACAGCCGGTCCAAGCTCGACCTCGACGCGGGCCAGCAGACCCTCGACGGCGACGAGGCGCTGTCGTTCGTCCGGGCCCGCTACGAGATCGGCGACGGCGGCGACATCGGCCGCATCGACCGCCAGCAGATGTTCCTCGCGGCCCTGGCCGACCAGGTGACCAGAAACGACGTGATCACCGACCCGGGCAGGCTCAACGCCGTTCTGCGCGCGGTGGCCGAGCACAGCGCCACGGACAGCGCCCTCACGTTCGACCGGATGCTGTCGATCGCCGTGACCCTGGCGGACGTGGAGCTGACCGACATCGAGTTCCACACCGTGCCCTGGTACCAGGCGCCCTCCAACCCCAACCGGGTCCTGTGGTACGAGGACCAGGCCGAGGAGCTGTTCACCGCCGTGCGCGAGGACCGGCCCCTGCCCCTCACGATGGCCGACGAGGCGCCCGTTCCCCAGGACCCGCCCGGGGCCTCGCCCTCCCCGGCGGACGAGGAGGTCGCGGAGGCCTCCCCGGATGACGAGCCCGCCCGTCCGGGCGTGGGACGCGACGCCACCTCCAACCCGTGCTCCGACGGCCTGGGCTACGGCACCGGGGACGAGATGGAATAA
- a CDS encoding response regulator — MPGGGAEGVRKRIRVFLVDDHEVVRRGVAALLETEDDMTVVGEAGTAEQALSRIPVVLPDVAVLDVRLPGGSGVQVCREIRSDHPEIACLMLTSFADEDALYDAVMAGAAGYVLKQIHGADLVGAVRTVASGGSLLDSGSTGAMLERLRGAQAEPDPLAELTPQERQILDLIGEGMTNRQIGERLYLAEKTVKNYVSALLSKLDLKRRTQAAVLVAELRGRRY, encoded by the coding sequence ATGCCGGGTGGTGGAGCCGAGGGCGTTCGCAAGCGGATCAGGGTGTTCCTGGTGGACGACCACGAGGTGGTCCGCCGGGGGGTGGCCGCCCTGCTGGAGACCGAGGACGACATGACCGTCGTCGGTGAGGCCGGGACGGCCGAACAGGCGCTGTCGCGGATCCCCGTGGTGCTGCCCGACGTCGCGGTCCTGGACGTGCGGCTGCCGGGCGGGTCGGGCGTGCAGGTGTGCCGGGAGATCCGCTCGGACCACCCCGAGATCGCCTGCCTGATGCTGACCTCGTTCGCCGACGAGGACGCCCTGTACGACGCCGTCATGGCCGGAGCGGCCGGGTACGTGCTCAAACAGATCCACGGCGCCGACCTGGTCGGGGCGGTTCGCACGGTGGCCTCGGGCGGCTCGCTGCTGGACTCGGGCAGCACCGGCGCGATGCTGGAGCGGCTGCGCGGCGCCCAGGCCGAGCCGGACCCGCTGGCCGAGCTGACCCCGCAGGAGCGGCAGATCCTCGACCTCATCGGCGAGGGGATGACCAACCGGCAGATCGGCGAGCGCCTGTACCTGGCGGAGAAGACCGTCAAGAACTACGTGTCCGCCCTGCTGTCCAAACTGGACCTCAAGCGCCGCACGCAGGCCGCCGTGCTCGTCGCCGAACTGCGCGGCCGCCGGTACTGA
- a CDS encoding amidase — protein MTIRSDRAGTEDANADVGAAEGAPGAAAVPQARAGGPSAPADLSAERLLAAYAAGELSPVEAVDSVLERIERDNPALNAFCLVRPDEAREAARASAERWRRGEPSGALDGVPVSVKDVHLTRGWPTLKGSVTSSQEGPWDEDSPAVARLRESGAVFVGKTTTPELAWKGVTDGPLTGVTRNPWDLSITPGGSSGGSAAAVAAGMAPLSTGTDGGGSIRIPASFTGVCGIKPTWGLVPHYPASPFGSLAHTGPLARTVGDMALMLEVMAQPDARDWAALAAPAPGLGDVRLRTDAERLVRGMRIAYSPTLGGLDVDPEVAAAVADAVAVFEALGARVEEADPGLPDSREEFHVLWYSGAAKATDRLTDRQRDLLDPGLREIVEEGLTYSAQDYLTAMALRMEMGARMGRFHDAYDLLLTPSMPIAAFEAGLESPPRLAGERWTSWAGFSYPFNMTQQPAASVPCGFTAAGLPVGLQAVGPRHADARVLAACRAFELARPWADRRP, from the coding sequence GTGACGATCCGTTCCGACCGGGCCGGGACCGAGGACGCGAACGCGGACGTCGGCGCGGCCGAGGGCGCCCCGGGGGCGGCCGCGGTTCCGCAGGCGCGCGCCGGCGGGCCCTCCGCACCGGCCGACCTGTCCGCCGAGCGGCTGCTCGCGGCCTACGCCGCCGGGGAGCTCTCCCCGGTGGAGGCCGTCGACTCCGTGCTGGAGCGCATCGAGCGGGACAACCCGGCGCTCAACGCGTTCTGCCTGGTGCGCCCGGACGAGGCCCGCGAGGCCGCCCGCGCCTCCGCCGAGCGGTGGCGGCGCGGCGAGCCCTCCGGGGCCCTGGACGGGGTGCCGGTCTCGGTCAAGGACGTCCACCTCACCCGCGGGTGGCCCACCCTGAAGGGCTCGGTCACCAGCTCCCAGGAGGGTCCGTGGGACGAGGACTCCCCGGCGGTGGCCCGGCTGCGCGAGAGCGGCGCGGTGTTCGTCGGCAAGACGACCACGCCCGAGCTGGCGTGGAAGGGCGTCACCGACGGCCCGCTCACCGGCGTCACCCGCAACCCGTGGGACCTGTCCATCACGCCGGGCGGCTCCAGCGGCGGGTCCGCGGCGGCCGTCGCGGCCGGGATGGCCCCGCTGTCCACCGGGACCGACGGGGGCGGTTCGATCCGCATCCCGGCCAGCTTCACCGGCGTGTGCGGGATCAAGCCCACGTGGGGCCTGGTGCCGCACTACCCGGCCAGCCCCTTCGGGTCGCTCGCGCACACCGGGCCGCTGGCCCGCACGGTGGGTGACATGGCGCTGATGCTGGAGGTCATGGCCCAGCCCGACGCGCGCGACTGGGCCGCGCTGGCGGCGCCCGCGCCAGGCCTCGGCGACGTGCGCCTGCGCACCGACGCCGAGCGGCTGGTGCGGGGCATGCGGATCGCCTACAGCCCCACCCTGGGCGGTCTGGACGTGGACCCGGAGGTGGCCGCGGCGGTCGCCGACGCGGTGGCCGTGTTCGAGGCGCTGGGCGCCCGGGTGGAGGAGGCCGACCCCGGTCTGCCCGACTCCCGGGAGGAGTTCCACGTGCTGTGGTACTCCGGTGCGGCCAAGGCCACGGACCGGCTCACGGACCGCCAGCGGGACCTGCTCGACCCCGGCCTGCGGGAGATCGTCGAGGAGGGGCTGACCTACTCGGCGCAGGACTACCTGACCGCGATGGCGCTGCGGATGGAGATGGGCGCCCGGATGGGCCGCTTCCACGACGCCTACGACCTGCTGCTCACCCCGTCAATGCCGATCGCGGCGTTCGAGGCGGGGCTGGAGTCGCCGCCGCGGCTGGCGGGGGAGCGGTGGACCTCGTGGGCGGGGTTCAGCTACCCGTTCAACATGACCCAGCAGCCCGCGGCGAGCGTGCCGTGCGGTTTCACGGCGGCGGGGCTGCCGGTGGGCCTCCAGGCGGTCGGGCCCCGGCACGCCGACGCCCGGGTGCTGGCGGCCTGCCGCGCGTTCGAGCTCGCCCGTCCCTGGGCGGACCGGAGGCCGTGA
- a CDS encoding D-2-hydroxyacid dehydrogenase: protein MNSLIPPNRPRLLVLHGDDLPPGRERMDDHPRLGEVVYTTADELPARLPGAHALLVWDLFTEALASAWPKADSLSWVHAATAGVDNLMFPGLVESPAVVTNSRGVFDEPIAEYVLGQVIAFAKGFQQTWEHQREHRWEHRETERVSGRRALVVGTGPIGRHIARKLTAVGMRVRASGSRAREGDPDFGTVVESSLAERGADGAPTLAGELPEADYVVIAAPLTDATRGLVDRRFLGLMKPTARLVNVARGPIVVEADLAAALEHRVIAGAALDVFEDEPLKAVSPLWGLPGSVVSPHMSGDVVGWRDDLMDLFLDNLARYLDGRELLNVVDKSRGYVPG, encoded by the coding sequence GTGAACAGCCTCATCCCGCCCAACCGACCGAGACTCCTCGTCCTCCACGGAGACGACCTCCCGCCCGGCCGCGAGCGGATGGACGACCATCCCCGCCTCGGCGAGGTCGTCTACACCACCGCCGACGAGCTTCCCGCCAGGCTGCCCGGGGCGCACGCGCTGCTGGTGTGGGACCTGTTCACCGAGGCGCTGGCCTCCGCCTGGCCCAAGGCCGACTCCCTGTCCTGGGTGCACGCCGCCACCGCCGGGGTGGACAACCTCATGTTCCCCGGCCTGGTGGAGAGCCCGGCGGTGGTCACCAACTCGCGCGGGGTCTTCGACGAGCCCATCGCCGAGTACGTGCTCGGCCAGGTCATCGCCTTCGCCAAGGGCTTCCAGCAGACCTGGGAGCACCAGCGCGAGCACCGCTGGGAGCACAGGGAGACCGAGCGCGTGTCCGGCAGGCGGGCCCTCGTGGTCGGGACCGGGCCGATCGGCCGCCACATCGCCCGCAAGCTGACGGCCGTGGGCATGCGCGTGCGCGCCTCCGGCAGCCGCGCGCGGGAAGGCGACCCCGACTTCGGCACCGTGGTCGAGTCCAGCCTGGCCGAACGCGGCGCCGACGGCGCCCCGACCCTGGCCGGCGAACTCCCCGAGGCCGACTACGTGGTGATCGCCGCCCCGCTCACCGACGCCACCCGGGGACTGGTCGACCGCCGCTTCCTGGGGCTGATGAAACCCACCGCGCGACTGGTCAACGTGGCGCGCGGCCCCATCGTGGTCGAGGCCGACCTGGCCGCGGCCCTGGAGCACCGCGTCATCGCGGGCGCCGCACTGGACGTGTTCGAGGACGAGCCCCTCAAGGCGGTCTCCCCGCTGTGGGGGCTGCCCGGGTCGGTGGTCTCGCCGCACATGTCGGGCGACGTCGTCGGCTGGCGCGATGACCTCATGGACCTGTTCCTCGACAACCTCGCCCGTTACCTGGACGGGCGGGAACTGCTCAACGTGGTCGACAAGAGCCGCGGCTACGTGCCCGGCTGA
- a CDS encoding DUF3830 family protein codes for MTITLPRRGVSCVAELLDKDAPRTCEAVWNALPQGDAVQHAKYARNEVYTMVPRFAEDEPGQENPTVTPIPGDVVYFSFDGGMLDRAFKEDKGIGHLPGVIDLALFYGRNNLLLNGDVGWVPGNVFATVVENLPAMAEACNDVWRSGSVGERLVYERLER; via the coding sequence ATGACCATCACCCTGCCCAGGCGCGGGGTCTCCTGCGTCGCCGAACTCCTGGACAAGGACGCGCCCCGCACCTGTGAGGCGGTCTGGAACGCCCTGCCGCAGGGCGACGCGGTCCAGCACGCCAAGTACGCGCGCAACGAGGTCTACACGATGGTGCCGCGGTTCGCCGAGGACGAGCCCGGCCAGGAGAACCCCACCGTCACCCCGATCCCCGGCGACGTCGTCTACTTCTCCTTCGACGGGGGCATGCTCGACCGCGCCTTCAAGGAGGACAAGGGGATCGGCCACCTGCCCGGGGTCATCGACCTCGCCCTCTTCTACGGGCGCAACAACCTGCTCCTCAACGGCGACGTCGGCTGGGTGCCCGGCAACGTCTTCGCCACCGTCGTCGAGAACCTGCCCGCCATGGCCGAGGCCTGCAACGACGTCTGGCGCTCGGGCAGCGTCGGCGAGCGGCTGGTGTACGAGCGCCTGGAGCGCTGA
- a CDS encoding maleate cis-trans isomerase family protein, with product MRTDGEHTNGTGAQQQVVELAASTRTPWQAGVGVIAPYDFALDRELWRWTPDDVSLHVTRLPYVHVPVTVDQAAALCREEHVAPAVRALLAPEPLAIGYACASGSFVHGARGERRLHGAMVDAGAPAAVTTSGALVQALEALGADRIAVVTPYVDSVTDRLLAYLAEHRVAVTSSVGLGLLSHIWRVTYAEVSEAVHSVDRPDAQAVFISCTNVLTYDIIAPLERELGKPVIAANQVTMWAVMRAAGRQAVAHGQSLIDVAAPSAA from the coding sequence ATGCGGACCGACGGAGAGCACACGAACGGCACCGGCGCGCAGCAGCAGGTCGTCGAACTGGCCGCGAGCACGCGGACGCCGTGGCAGGCGGGAGTCGGCGTCATCGCGCCCTACGACTTCGCGCTCGACCGCGAACTCTGGCGCTGGACGCCCGACGACGTCTCACTGCACGTCACGCGGTTGCCGTACGTACACGTACCGGTGACGGTCGACCAGGCCGCCGCCCTGTGCCGGGAGGAGCACGTGGCCCCGGCGGTCCGCGCGCTGCTCGCCCCCGAGCCCCTGGCCATCGGGTACGCGTGCGCCTCGGGCAGCTTCGTGCACGGCGCCCGGGGCGAGCGGCGCCTGCACGGGGCCATGGTGGACGCCGGGGCGCCCGCCGCCGTCACCACGTCCGGGGCGCTGGTCCAGGCCCTGGAGGCGCTCGGCGCCGACCGGATCGCCGTCGTCACGCCCTACGTGGACAGCGTGACCGACCGGCTCCTGGCCTACCTCGCCGAGCACCGCGTCGCCGTGACCTCCAGCGTGGGGCTGGGCCTGCTCAGCCACATCTGGCGGGTGACCTACGCCGAGGTGTCCGAGGCGGTGCACTCGGTGGACCGCCCCGACGCCCAGGCCGTGTTCATCAGCTGCACCAACGTGCTCACCTACGACATCATCGCGCCCCTGGAACGCGAGCTGGGCAAACCGGTGATCGCGGCCAACCAGGTGACCATGTGGGCCGTGATGAGGGCCGCGGGCCGCCAGGCCGTGGCCCACGGACAGAGCCTGATCGACGTCGCCGCACCGAGTGCCGCGTGA